A single window of Hymenobacter sp. APR13 DNA harbors:
- a CDS encoding HU family DNA-binding protein, producing MTKAEVIAEIADKTGIEKADVSATVEAFFKVVKDSMAEGNNIYVRGFGSFVNKKRAKKVARNISKNTSIIIDEHFIPSFKPSKTFIGKIKNSKKIKELANA from the coding sequence GTGACTAAAGCAGAAGTAATCGCCGAAATCGCCGACAAGACCGGCATCGAGAAAGCAGACGTTTCGGCTACCGTGGAAGCCTTCTTCAAAGTCGTGAAGGATTCGATGGCCGAAGGCAATAACATCTACGTGCGTGGCTTTGGCAGCTTCGTAAACAAAAAGCGCGCGAAGAAAGTCGCTCGTAACATCTCGAAAAATACGTCGATCATCATCGACGAGCATTTCATCCCGAGCTTCAAGCCGTCGAAAACCTTCATCGGCAAAATCAAGAACAGCAAGAAAATCAAAGAACTGGCCAACGCCTAA